One stretch of Hevea brasiliensis isolate MT/VB/25A 57/8 chromosome 12, ASM3005281v1, whole genome shotgun sequence DNA includes these proteins:
- the LOC110648230 gene encoding inactive protein kinase SELMODRAFT_444075 isoform X3: MFPGKNEPRVIQRDDYTAADKVVVAVKAEKVISKTALAWALTHVVHPGDCITLLAVFSNCKTGKRFWTFPRFSGDCGSSQRDRLPDRICQISESCSQMVLQFHNQVEVGVRIKVVSSTSGSAVAAEAKRNGANWVVLDKKLKQELRHCIDELRCNIVVMKDRSFEGHRMKHSTPVSSPEESSTSYSRNREDSLSSCGSTTPLFLIYEKNPLFEGTNKGNSAPENNQIDSDDSLTACCSDDRLITLSANLTSSVASNQNSIFWIPQNHIFDEKSPTTQNQHTSKSRSQTSSTLLDKFVQYDQDARAGIIGLSLSHRKEYTATSSIRNAVSLGRASSMPPPLCSLCQHKAPVFGKPPRQFSYKELEKATEGFSDMNFLAEGGFGNVYRGVLGDGLVIAVKLLKSGNSQADADFCREVRILSCAQHRNVVLLIGLCIDGKKRILVYEYICNGSLDFHLHGNKRAPLDWHSRMKIAIGTARGLRYLHEECRVGCVVHRDMRPNNILVTHDFEPLAADFGLARWHSEWNISTEERVIGTSGYLAPEYIDGGKITQKVDVYAFGVVLLELMTGKRISELYFFEGQHFLSDWYTLAALHPSHVLTKIYRLLDPYLATEQVHEFPHQLKAMGQAAFLCLHPDPESRPAISQVLRILEGGDQVRPLGLDMNAVGSRSGHLRGLRLHREDKTSHSRKLSH, encoded by the exons ATGTTTCCGGGGAAAAATGAACCCCGTGTTATCCAGCGCGACGACTACACAGCGGCGGATAAAGTGGTGGTCGCCGTGAAAGCAGAGAAAGTGATCTCCAAGACTGCACTAGCTTGGGCTCTAACTCACGTTGTCCATCCTGGTGATTGCATAACCTTGCTCGCCGTCTTTTCTAACTGCAAAACCG GTAAGCGATTCTGGACCTTTCCGAGATTTTCCGGCGATTGTGGGAGCAGTCAACGGGACAGGTTGCCGGATCGCATTTGTCAAATCTCCGAGTCTTGTTCTCAGATGGTGCTTCAGTTTCATAACCAAGTTGAG GTGGGAGTGAGGATTAAGGTTGTGTCGAGTACATCTGGCAGTGCTGTTGCAGCTGAAGCAAAACGTAATGGAGCCAACTGGGTTGTACTGGACAA AAAATTAAAGCAAGAGCTAAGGCATTGCATAGATGAGCTTCGCTGCAATATTGTGGTGATGAAAG ACAGGAGTTTTGAAGGACACAGGATGAAGCATTCTACGCCAGTGAGCAGCCCTGAGGAGTCAAGTACTTCCTACTCAAGAAACAGAGAAGATTCATTATCAAGTTGCGGCTCAACGACACCCCTTTTTCTCATTTATGAAAAAAATCCCCTTTTTGAAGGAACAAATAAAGGAAATTCTGCACCAGAAAATAATCAAATTGACTCTGATGACTCACTTACAGCTTGTTGTTCAGATGATAGGCTAATCACACTTTCAGCAAACCTAACATCTTCTGTAGCTAGTAATCAAAATAGTATATTTTGGATTCCCCAAAACCACATTTTTGATGAAAAAAGCCCAACAACCCAGAACCAACATACTTCAAAAAGTAGATCCCAAACTTCTTCAACTCTGCTTGATAAATTTGTGCAGTATGAtcaagatgctagggctggtatAATTGGGCTCAGCCTGAGCCATAGAAAGGAATACACTGCAACCTCAAGTATAAGAAACGCAGTTTCTTTAGGTAGAGCATCTTCAATGCCTCCTCCTTTATGCTCACTGTGTCAACACAAGGCTCCAGTTTTTGGAAAACCTCCGAGACAATTTTCTTACAAGGAGCTAGAGAAAGCCACAGAAGGATTTTCAGATATGAATTTCTTAGCTGAAGGAGGTTTTGGCAATGTTTATAGAGGGGTATTAGGGGATGGTCTGGTGATTGCAGTGAAGCTGTTAAAGTCTGGTAACTCACAAGCAGATGCTGATTTCTGCAGGGAAGTGAGGATATTGAGCTGTGCACAACACAGAAATGTTGTGTTGTTGATCGGGCTTTGCATTGATGGGAAAAAGAGAATATTGGTCTATGAGTACATATGCAATGGCTCCCTGGACTTCCATTTGCATG GAAACAAGAGAGCACCTCTAGATTGGCACTCACGGATGAAAATAGCAATTGGGACAGCTAGGGGCTTAAGATATCTTCATGAAGAATGTAGAGTGGGTTGTGTAGTACACAGAGATATGAGGCCCAATAATATCCTCGTAACGCATGATTTTGAACCCCTG GCTGCTGATTTTGGGCTTGCTAGGTGGCACTCTGAATGGAACATTAGTACAGAGGAACGAGTGATTGGAACTTCAGG GTATCTGGCACCAGAGTACATTGATGGTGGAAAAATTACACAGAAAGTTGATGTTTATGCATTTGGAGTGGTATTGTTAGAACTAATGACAGGCAAAAGAATAAGTGAGCTCTATTTTTTTGAGGGACAACATTTCTTATCCGACTGGTACACTCTTGCTGCACTACATCCAAGCCATGTCTTGACAAAAATTTACCGATTACTGGATCCATACTTGGCCACTGAGCAAGTCCATGAATTTCCCCATCAACTAAAGGCTATGGGTCAAGCTGCTTTCTTGTGCCTACATCCAGATCCAGAATCCAGACCTGCAATATCACAG GTCCTAAGAATACTCGAAGGAGGAGATCAGGTACGTCCCTTGGGCTTGGACATGAATGCAGTTGGTAGTAGAAGTGGCCATTTGCGTGGTCTGAGGTTGCACAGGGAAGATAAAACAAGTCACTCTCGTAAGCTTTCTCACTAA
- the LOC110648230 gene encoding inactive protein kinase SELMODRAFT_444075 isoform X5: protein MEPTGLYWTSNYTLKKKLKQELRHCIDELRCNIVVMKDRSFEGHRMKHSTPVSSPEESSTSYSRNREDSLSSCGSTTPLFLIYEKNPLFEGTNKGNSAPENNQIDSDDSLTACCSDDRLITLSANLTSSVASNQNSIFWIPQNHIFDEKSPTTQNQHTSKSRSQTSSTLLDKFVQYDQDARAGIIGLSLSHRKEYTATSSIRNAVSLGRASSMPPPLCSLCQHKAPVFGKPPRQFSYKELEKATEGFSDMNFLAEGGFGNVYRGVLGDGLVIAVKLLKSGNSQADADFCREVRILSCAQHRNVVLLIGLCIDGKKRILVYEYICNGSLDFHLHGNKRAPLDWHSRMKIAIGTARGLRYLHEECRVGCVVHRDMRPNNILVTHDFEPLAADFGLARWHSEWNISTEERVIGTSGYLAPEYIDGGKITQKVDVYAFGVVLLELMTGKRISELYFFEGQHFLSDWYTLAALHPSHVLTKIYRLLDPYLATEQVHEFPHQLKAMGQAAFLCLHPDPESRPAISQVLRILEGGDQVRPLGLDMNAVGSRSGHLRGLRLHREDKTSHSRKLSH, encoded by the exons ATGGAGCCAACTGGGTTGTACTGGACAAGTAATTATACATTAAAAAA AAAATTAAAGCAAGAGCTAAGGCATTGCATAGATGAGCTTCGCTGCAATATTGTGGTGATGAAAG ACAGGAGTTTTGAAGGACACAGGATGAAGCATTCTACGCCAGTGAGCAGCCCTGAGGAGTCAAGTACTTCCTACTCAAGAAACAGAGAAGATTCATTATCAAGTTGCGGCTCAACGACACCCCTTTTTCTCATTTATGAAAAAAATCCCCTTTTTGAAGGAACAAATAAAGGAAATTCTGCACCAGAAAATAATCAAATTGACTCTGATGACTCACTTACAGCTTGTTGTTCAGATGATAGGCTAATCACACTTTCAGCAAACCTAACATCTTCTGTAGCTAGTAATCAAAATAGTATATTTTGGATTCCCCAAAACCACATTTTTGATGAAAAAAGCCCAACAACCCAGAACCAACATACTTCAAAAAGTAGATCCCAAACTTCTTCAACTCTGCTTGATAAATTTGTGCAGTATGAtcaagatgctagggctggtatAATTGGGCTCAGCCTGAGCCATAGAAAGGAATACACTGCAACCTCAAGTATAAGAAACGCAGTTTCTTTAGGTAGAGCATCTTCAATGCCTCCTCCTTTATGCTCACTGTGTCAACACAAGGCTCCAGTTTTTGGAAAACCTCCGAGACAATTTTCTTACAAGGAGCTAGAGAAAGCCACAGAAGGATTTTCAGATATGAATTTCTTAGCTGAAGGAGGTTTTGGCAATGTTTATAGAGGGGTATTAGGGGATGGTCTGGTGATTGCAGTGAAGCTGTTAAAGTCTGGTAACTCACAAGCAGATGCTGATTTCTGCAGGGAAGTGAGGATATTGAGCTGTGCACAACACAGAAATGTTGTGTTGTTGATCGGGCTTTGCATTGATGGGAAAAAGAGAATATTGGTCTATGAGTACATATGCAATGGCTCCCTGGACTTCCATTTGCATG GAAACAAGAGAGCACCTCTAGATTGGCACTCACGGATGAAAATAGCAATTGGGACAGCTAGGGGCTTAAGATATCTTCATGAAGAATGTAGAGTGGGTTGTGTAGTACACAGAGATATGAGGCCCAATAATATCCTCGTAACGCATGATTTTGAACCCCTG GCTGCTGATTTTGGGCTTGCTAGGTGGCACTCTGAATGGAACATTAGTACAGAGGAACGAGTGATTGGAACTTCAGG GTATCTGGCACCAGAGTACATTGATGGTGGAAAAATTACACAGAAAGTTGATGTTTATGCATTTGGAGTGGTATTGTTAGAACTAATGACAGGCAAAAGAATAAGTGAGCTCTATTTTTTTGAGGGACAACATTTCTTATCCGACTGGTACACTCTTGCTGCACTACATCCAAGCCATGTCTTGACAAAAATTTACCGATTACTGGATCCATACTTGGCCACTGAGCAAGTCCATGAATTTCCCCATCAACTAAAGGCTATGGGTCAAGCTGCTTTCTTGTGCCTACATCCAGATCCAGAATCCAGACCTGCAATATCACAG GTCCTAAGAATACTCGAAGGAGGAGATCAGGTACGTCCCTTGGGCTTGGACATGAATGCAGTTGGTAGTAGAAGTGGCCATTTGCGTGGTCTGAGGTTGCACAGGGAAGATAAAACAAGTCACTCTCGTAAGCTTTCTCACTAA
- the LOC110648230 gene encoding inactive protein kinase SELMODRAFT_444075 isoform X1, with protein sequence MFPGKNEPRVIQRDDYTAADKVVVAVKAEKVISKTALAWALTHVVHPGDCITLLAVFSNCKTGKRFWTFPRFSGDCGSSQRDRLPDRICQISESCSQMVLQFHNQVEVGVRIKVVSSTSGSAVAAEAKRNGANWVVLDKKLKQELRHCIDELRCNIVVMKGSQAKVLRLNLGCSDEVQTPYYSAASSPDRSFEGHRMKHSTPVSSPEESSTSYSRNREDSLSSCGSTTPLFLIYEKNPLFEGTNKGNSAPENNQIDSDDSLTACCSDDRLITLSANLTSSVASNQNSIFWIPQNHIFDEKSPTTQNQHTSKSRSQTSSTLLDKFVQYDQDARAGIIGLSLSHRKEYTATSSIRNAVSLGRASSMPPPLCSLCQHKAPVFGKPPRQFSYKELEKATEGFSDMNFLAEGGFGNVYRGVLGDGLVIAVKLLKSGNSQADADFCREVRILSCAQHRNVVLLIGLCIDGKKRILVYEYICNGSLDFHLHGNKRAPLDWHSRMKIAIGTARGLRYLHEECRVGCVVHRDMRPNNILVTHDFEPLAADFGLARWHSEWNISTEERVIGTSGYLAPEYIDGGKITQKVDVYAFGVVLLELMTGKRISELYFFEGQHFLSDWYTLAALHPSHVLTKIYRLLDPYLATEQVHEFPHQLKAMGQAAFLCLHPDPESRPAISQVLRILEGGDQVRPLGLDMNAVGSRSGHLRGLRLHREDKTSHSRKLSH encoded by the exons ATGTTTCCGGGGAAAAATGAACCCCGTGTTATCCAGCGCGACGACTACACAGCGGCGGATAAAGTGGTGGTCGCCGTGAAAGCAGAGAAAGTGATCTCCAAGACTGCACTAGCTTGGGCTCTAACTCACGTTGTCCATCCTGGTGATTGCATAACCTTGCTCGCCGTCTTTTCTAACTGCAAAACCG GTAAGCGATTCTGGACCTTTCCGAGATTTTCCGGCGATTGTGGGAGCAGTCAACGGGACAGGTTGCCGGATCGCATTTGTCAAATCTCCGAGTCTTGTTCTCAGATGGTGCTTCAGTTTCATAACCAAGTTGAG GTGGGAGTGAGGATTAAGGTTGTGTCGAGTACATCTGGCAGTGCTGTTGCAGCTGAAGCAAAACGTAATGGAGCCAACTGGGTTGTACTGGACAA AAAATTAAAGCAAGAGCTAAGGCATTGCATAGATGAGCTTCGCTGCAATATTGTGGTGATGAAAGGTTCTCAAGCAAAAGTCCTTAGACTTAATTTAGGATGCTCAGATGAAGTCCAAACCCCTTACTATTCTGCTGCCTCTTCGCCAGACAGGAGTTTTGAAGGACACAGGATGAAGCATTCTACGCCAGTGAGCAGCCCTGAGGAGTCAAGTACTTCCTACTCAAGAAACAGAGAAGATTCATTATCAAGTTGCGGCTCAACGACACCCCTTTTTCTCATTTATGAAAAAAATCCCCTTTTTGAAGGAACAAATAAAGGAAATTCTGCACCAGAAAATAATCAAATTGACTCTGATGACTCACTTACAGCTTGTTGTTCAGATGATAGGCTAATCACACTTTCAGCAAACCTAACATCTTCTGTAGCTAGTAATCAAAATAGTATATTTTGGATTCCCCAAAACCACATTTTTGATGAAAAAAGCCCAACAACCCAGAACCAACATACTTCAAAAAGTAGATCCCAAACTTCTTCAACTCTGCTTGATAAATTTGTGCAGTATGAtcaagatgctagggctggtatAATTGGGCTCAGCCTGAGCCATAGAAAGGAATACACTGCAACCTCAAGTATAAGAAACGCAGTTTCTTTAGGTAGAGCATCTTCAATGCCTCCTCCTTTATGCTCACTGTGTCAACACAAGGCTCCAGTTTTTGGAAAACCTCCGAGACAATTTTCTTACAAGGAGCTAGAGAAAGCCACAGAAGGATTTTCAGATATGAATTTCTTAGCTGAAGGAGGTTTTGGCAATGTTTATAGAGGGGTATTAGGGGATGGTCTGGTGATTGCAGTGAAGCTGTTAAAGTCTGGTAACTCACAAGCAGATGCTGATTTCTGCAGGGAAGTGAGGATATTGAGCTGTGCACAACACAGAAATGTTGTGTTGTTGATCGGGCTTTGCATTGATGGGAAAAAGAGAATATTGGTCTATGAGTACATATGCAATGGCTCCCTGGACTTCCATTTGCATG GAAACAAGAGAGCACCTCTAGATTGGCACTCACGGATGAAAATAGCAATTGGGACAGCTAGGGGCTTAAGATATCTTCATGAAGAATGTAGAGTGGGTTGTGTAGTACACAGAGATATGAGGCCCAATAATATCCTCGTAACGCATGATTTTGAACCCCTG GCTGCTGATTTTGGGCTTGCTAGGTGGCACTCTGAATGGAACATTAGTACAGAGGAACGAGTGATTGGAACTTCAGG GTATCTGGCACCAGAGTACATTGATGGTGGAAAAATTACACAGAAAGTTGATGTTTATGCATTTGGAGTGGTATTGTTAGAACTAATGACAGGCAAAAGAATAAGTGAGCTCTATTTTTTTGAGGGACAACATTTCTTATCCGACTGGTACACTCTTGCTGCACTACATCCAAGCCATGTCTTGACAAAAATTTACCGATTACTGGATCCATACTTGGCCACTGAGCAAGTCCATGAATTTCCCCATCAACTAAAGGCTATGGGTCAAGCTGCTTTCTTGTGCCTACATCCAGATCCAGAATCCAGACCTGCAATATCACAG GTCCTAAGAATACTCGAAGGAGGAGATCAGGTACGTCCCTTGGGCTTGGACATGAATGCAGTTGGTAGTAGAAGTGGCCATTTGCGTGGTCTGAGGTTGCACAGGGAAGATAAAACAAGTCACTCTCGTAAGCTTTCTCACTAA
- the LOC110648230 gene encoding inactive protein kinase SELMODRAFT_444075 isoform X2, which produces MFPGKNEPRVIQRDDYTAADKVVVAVKAEKVISKTALAWALTHVVHPGKRFWTFPRFSGDCGSSQRDRLPDRICQISESCSQMVLQFHNQVEVGVRIKVVSSTSGSAVAAEAKRNGANWVVLDKKLKQELRHCIDELRCNIVVMKGSQAKVLRLNLGCSDEVQTPYYSAASSPDRSFEGHRMKHSTPVSSPEESSTSYSRNREDSLSSCGSTTPLFLIYEKNPLFEGTNKGNSAPENNQIDSDDSLTACCSDDRLITLSANLTSSVASNQNSIFWIPQNHIFDEKSPTTQNQHTSKSRSQTSSTLLDKFVQYDQDARAGIIGLSLSHRKEYTATSSIRNAVSLGRASSMPPPLCSLCQHKAPVFGKPPRQFSYKELEKATEGFSDMNFLAEGGFGNVYRGVLGDGLVIAVKLLKSGNSQADADFCREVRILSCAQHRNVVLLIGLCIDGKKRILVYEYICNGSLDFHLHGNKRAPLDWHSRMKIAIGTARGLRYLHEECRVGCVVHRDMRPNNILVTHDFEPLAADFGLARWHSEWNISTEERVIGTSGYLAPEYIDGGKITQKVDVYAFGVVLLELMTGKRISELYFFEGQHFLSDWYTLAALHPSHVLTKIYRLLDPYLATEQVHEFPHQLKAMGQAAFLCLHPDPESRPAISQVLRILEGGDQVRPLGLDMNAVGSRSGHLRGLRLHREDKTSHSRKLSH; this is translated from the exons ATGTTTCCGGGGAAAAATGAACCCCGTGTTATCCAGCGCGACGACTACACAGCGGCGGATAAAGTGGTGGTCGCCGTGAAAGCAGAGAAAGTGATCTCCAAGACTGCACTAGCTTGGGCTCTAACTCACGTTGTCCATCCTG GTAAGCGATTCTGGACCTTTCCGAGATTTTCCGGCGATTGTGGGAGCAGTCAACGGGACAGGTTGCCGGATCGCATTTGTCAAATCTCCGAGTCTTGTTCTCAGATGGTGCTTCAGTTTCATAACCAAGTTGAG GTGGGAGTGAGGATTAAGGTTGTGTCGAGTACATCTGGCAGTGCTGTTGCAGCTGAAGCAAAACGTAATGGAGCCAACTGGGTTGTACTGGACAA AAAATTAAAGCAAGAGCTAAGGCATTGCATAGATGAGCTTCGCTGCAATATTGTGGTGATGAAAGGTTCTCAAGCAAAAGTCCTTAGACTTAATTTAGGATGCTCAGATGAAGTCCAAACCCCTTACTATTCTGCTGCCTCTTCGCCAGACAGGAGTTTTGAAGGACACAGGATGAAGCATTCTACGCCAGTGAGCAGCCCTGAGGAGTCAAGTACTTCCTACTCAAGAAACAGAGAAGATTCATTATCAAGTTGCGGCTCAACGACACCCCTTTTTCTCATTTATGAAAAAAATCCCCTTTTTGAAGGAACAAATAAAGGAAATTCTGCACCAGAAAATAATCAAATTGACTCTGATGACTCACTTACAGCTTGTTGTTCAGATGATAGGCTAATCACACTTTCAGCAAACCTAACATCTTCTGTAGCTAGTAATCAAAATAGTATATTTTGGATTCCCCAAAACCACATTTTTGATGAAAAAAGCCCAACAACCCAGAACCAACATACTTCAAAAAGTAGATCCCAAACTTCTTCAACTCTGCTTGATAAATTTGTGCAGTATGAtcaagatgctagggctggtatAATTGGGCTCAGCCTGAGCCATAGAAAGGAATACACTGCAACCTCAAGTATAAGAAACGCAGTTTCTTTAGGTAGAGCATCTTCAATGCCTCCTCCTTTATGCTCACTGTGTCAACACAAGGCTCCAGTTTTTGGAAAACCTCCGAGACAATTTTCTTACAAGGAGCTAGAGAAAGCCACAGAAGGATTTTCAGATATGAATTTCTTAGCTGAAGGAGGTTTTGGCAATGTTTATAGAGGGGTATTAGGGGATGGTCTGGTGATTGCAGTGAAGCTGTTAAAGTCTGGTAACTCACAAGCAGATGCTGATTTCTGCAGGGAAGTGAGGATATTGAGCTGTGCACAACACAGAAATGTTGTGTTGTTGATCGGGCTTTGCATTGATGGGAAAAAGAGAATATTGGTCTATGAGTACATATGCAATGGCTCCCTGGACTTCCATTTGCATG GAAACAAGAGAGCACCTCTAGATTGGCACTCACGGATGAAAATAGCAATTGGGACAGCTAGGGGCTTAAGATATCTTCATGAAGAATGTAGAGTGGGTTGTGTAGTACACAGAGATATGAGGCCCAATAATATCCTCGTAACGCATGATTTTGAACCCCTG GCTGCTGATTTTGGGCTTGCTAGGTGGCACTCTGAATGGAACATTAGTACAGAGGAACGAGTGATTGGAACTTCAGG GTATCTGGCACCAGAGTACATTGATGGTGGAAAAATTACACAGAAAGTTGATGTTTATGCATTTGGAGTGGTATTGTTAGAACTAATGACAGGCAAAAGAATAAGTGAGCTCTATTTTTTTGAGGGACAACATTTCTTATCCGACTGGTACACTCTTGCTGCACTACATCCAAGCCATGTCTTGACAAAAATTTACCGATTACTGGATCCATACTTGGCCACTGAGCAAGTCCATGAATTTCCCCATCAACTAAAGGCTATGGGTCAAGCTGCTTTCTTGTGCCTACATCCAGATCCAGAATCCAGACCTGCAATATCACAG GTCCTAAGAATACTCGAAGGAGGAGATCAGGTACGTCCCTTGGGCTTGGACATGAATGCAGTTGGTAGTAGAAGTGGCCATTTGCGTGGTCTGAGGTTGCACAGGGAAGATAAAACAAGTCACTCTCGTAAGCTTTCTCACTAA
- the LOC110648230 gene encoding inactive protein kinase SELMODRAFT_444075 isoform X4, with the protein MEPTGLYWTSNYTLKKKLKQELRHCIDELRCNIVVMKGSQAKVLRLNLGCSDEVQTPYYSAASSPDRSFEGHRMKHSTPVSSPEESSTSYSRNREDSLSSCGSTTPLFLIYEKNPLFEGTNKGNSAPENNQIDSDDSLTACCSDDRLITLSANLTSSVASNQNSIFWIPQNHIFDEKSPTTQNQHTSKSRSQTSSTLLDKFVQYDQDARAGIIGLSLSHRKEYTATSSIRNAVSLGRASSMPPPLCSLCQHKAPVFGKPPRQFSYKELEKATEGFSDMNFLAEGGFGNVYRGVLGDGLVIAVKLLKSGNSQADADFCREVRILSCAQHRNVVLLIGLCIDGKKRILVYEYICNGSLDFHLHGNKRAPLDWHSRMKIAIGTARGLRYLHEECRVGCVVHRDMRPNNILVTHDFEPLAADFGLARWHSEWNISTEERVIGTSGYLAPEYIDGGKITQKVDVYAFGVVLLELMTGKRISELYFFEGQHFLSDWYTLAALHPSHVLTKIYRLLDPYLATEQVHEFPHQLKAMGQAAFLCLHPDPESRPAISQVLRILEGGDQVRPLGLDMNAVGSRSGHLRGLRLHREDKTSHSRKLSH; encoded by the exons ATGGAGCCAACTGGGTTGTACTGGACAAGTAATTATACATTAAAAAA AAAATTAAAGCAAGAGCTAAGGCATTGCATAGATGAGCTTCGCTGCAATATTGTGGTGATGAAAGGTTCTCAAGCAAAAGTCCTTAGACTTAATTTAGGATGCTCAGATGAAGTCCAAACCCCTTACTATTCTGCTGCCTCTTCGCCAGACAGGAGTTTTGAAGGACACAGGATGAAGCATTCTACGCCAGTGAGCAGCCCTGAGGAGTCAAGTACTTCCTACTCAAGAAACAGAGAAGATTCATTATCAAGTTGCGGCTCAACGACACCCCTTTTTCTCATTTATGAAAAAAATCCCCTTTTTGAAGGAACAAATAAAGGAAATTCTGCACCAGAAAATAATCAAATTGACTCTGATGACTCACTTACAGCTTGTTGTTCAGATGATAGGCTAATCACACTTTCAGCAAACCTAACATCTTCTGTAGCTAGTAATCAAAATAGTATATTTTGGATTCCCCAAAACCACATTTTTGATGAAAAAAGCCCAACAACCCAGAACCAACATACTTCAAAAAGTAGATCCCAAACTTCTTCAACTCTGCTTGATAAATTTGTGCAGTATGAtcaagatgctagggctggtatAATTGGGCTCAGCCTGAGCCATAGAAAGGAATACACTGCAACCTCAAGTATAAGAAACGCAGTTTCTTTAGGTAGAGCATCTTCAATGCCTCCTCCTTTATGCTCACTGTGTCAACACAAGGCTCCAGTTTTTGGAAAACCTCCGAGACAATTTTCTTACAAGGAGCTAGAGAAAGCCACAGAAGGATTTTCAGATATGAATTTCTTAGCTGAAGGAGGTTTTGGCAATGTTTATAGAGGGGTATTAGGGGATGGTCTGGTGATTGCAGTGAAGCTGTTAAAGTCTGGTAACTCACAAGCAGATGCTGATTTCTGCAGGGAAGTGAGGATATTGAGCTGTGCACAACACAGAAATGTTGTGTTGTTGATCGGGCTTTGCATTGATGGGAAAAAGAGAATATTGGTCTATGAGTACATATGCAATGGCTCCCTGGACTTCCATTTGCATG GAAACAAGAGAGCACCTCTAGATTGGCACTCACGGATGAAAATAGCAATTGGGACAGCTAGGGGCTTAAGATATCTTCATGAAGAATGTAGAGTGGGTTGTGTAGTACACAGAGATATGAGGCCCAATAATATCCTCGTAACGCATGATTTTGAACCCCTG GCTGCTGATTTTGGGCTTGCTAGGTGGCACTCTGAATGGAACATTAGTACAGAGGAACGAGTGATTGGAACTTCAGG GTATCTGGCACCAGAGTACATTGATGGTGGAAAAATTACACAGAAAGTTGATGTTTATGCATTTGGAGTGGTATTGTTAGAACTAATGACAGGCAAAAGAATAAGTGAGCTCTATTTTTTTGAGGGACAACATTTCTTATCCGACTGGTACACTCTTGCTGCACTACATCCAAGCCATGTCTTGACAAAAATTTACCGATTACTGGATCCATACTTGGCCACTGAGCAAGTCCATGAATTTCCCCATCAACTAAAGGCTATGGGTCAAGCTGCTTTCTTGTGCCTACATCCAGATCCAGAATCCAGACCTGCAATATCACAG GTCCTAAGAATACTCGAAGGAGGAGATCAGGTACGTCCCTTGGGCTTGGACATGAATGCAGTTGGTAGTAGAAGTGGCCATTTGCGTGGTCTGAGGTTGCACAGGGAAGATAAAACAAGTCACTCTCGTAAGCTTTCTCACTAA
- the LOC131171468 gene encoding cytochrome P450 82A1-like: MRNLVYLQAVIKETLRLYPAAPLSGSHESMEDCTVGGFHIPKGARLLVNLWKMHRDPRVWLDPCEFRPERFFTTHKDFDVRGQNFEFLTFGSGRRMCSGVSFALQVMQLTLASLLYAFDIQLHQINKLN, encoded by the coding sequence ATGAGGAACTTGGTCTATCTCCAAGCTGTCATCAAGGAAACGCTTCGTCTATACCCAGCTGCACCATTGTCAGGGTCACATGAGTCAATGGAGGACTGCACCGTAGGTGGCTTTCATATACCAAAAGGAGCAAGGCTTCTCGTTAATCTCTGGAAGATGCATCGTGATCCACGGGTCTGGCTAGACCCTTGCGAGTTTAGGCCAGAAAGATTCTTCACAACCCACAAGGATTTTGATGTTAGGGGCCAAAATTTCGAATTTTTAACATTTGGTAGTGGCAGAAGAATGTGCTCTGGAGTATCATTTGCCCTTCAAGTGATGCAACTTACGTTAGCTAGCTTGCTATATGCATTTGATATTCAACTCCATCAGATAAACAAGTTGAATTAG